TCCAAAGTCTTCGATAGTTACTTTCAATGTAACCCACAAAATCTTCGTCACTCTTTGATCAAATAATggataaattttatttttattcaggaACCCTGCCTAGCTAGCTAGCTTTTTTCCACACAGGGTGCAAAGACGAATTACACGTGCGAAGTACTTTTGGTTTCAGGTTGATGTGAAACGAATTGATAAATTTGGCAAAACCTTTGCCTGTGGTGAAACTGCTGGTCTTCATTCCTGTTCTGTTCTTGGAAAAATAGGTCTCTAATTGATGAATTAACACATACCTTAGAGATCAAGTATTTCACATGAGTCTTAGTAATATTTCAGGTACAACTTTTTAATTTGCTCTCAAAATAATTGTCAGGTGATTATTAACTTTTCTGATAACTTGCTGTATTATTAGTATGTTATGCTTCTCAAATGAAGCAGTTACTCAAGTACAAGTTCTTAAATAGCCAGGCACAATTTTACATCAGCCTGCAGTGTGCTTAAATTATTATTACTCTCATAATTGGAGTCTATTATCAATGATCATAATGCAGATATATTAATGACAAATGccccatattaaaaaaagcacatcaTCCTTCCATTTTTGTGTGGTGTACGTGTCCccaggaattttaaaataatataaaaattgaagttcctctttcttcttttttttaaggaaatttgCATCAAATGTATTCTACTTCTCACCACAGGAAAATAGAACTGAAATCTGGCTGAGAATGAAACCCTTAGACTTGGCAATATTACTTCTTAGAATTCCTTTATTGGCTgcatattaaaagaaaacaggacaGTACCAAAACTGGAATTGGCTTCTTTTAAAGATCAAGGTTAGAAAATCAAGTTAGTACAATTTGTGTTTTAAGCATTCACTGTTCTGTTACTCTGTACTCCTTTACTAAATCTTGAGATTCATGAGGCtttgaaggaaggaaaggaggcaCAGTGGTTACAGGACTGTGCACATgctgagggaaggagaaaaaattacCTGTGGTCCgtgaagaaaacagcacaagTGCCAAGCCGAGGTGTTCCCACTTTATTATCGTGTGTCTCACAGCAATAAACACACCGGGTTGTTCAGTGTTAAGACTCGGCTTGAACGACCGGGGCACGTGGAGACCACAGGCCCTGTTTTGCTGTGTGCATCTAATGAACTAGCATCTTATTACCCTCGGATATATGGAATTTCCATGAGCAGGTGTGACATTGCAGGAGGTGCCCGGCCTCTTGGGGCAGAGCCGTGGGCTGCCCCCGGCCATCGCTTCGGAAGGGAGAGGTGGCCAAGGGTGGgttttcctgctgcctcccttgCCCAGCACCAACAACCTGCCTGGCCGTAGGAGAACCGGTTCCCATCACTGCTCTGAAATGTAAGGAACACAGAACaagaggggagggcaggggaagggagggaagggaaggagacagaaagaaaaaagacaaaaaggggaagagaagagaagagaagagaagaagagaaaagaggagaaaagagaaaaaaagaaaaaagaaaggagaaaagaaaagaagagaaaagaagagaaaagaagagaagagaaaaaagaaaagaaaagaaacaaaaaaaggaaaaaaaaagaaaagaaaagaaaagagaaaaaagagaaaagacacGCTCACTACTACTGAGGTATGAAGAGGTTCAAACCTGAGTGAGACCTAgcatttctgttctattaattCCAAGTAACatcagaggaaagggaagatgtGTGAGGGTAAttgagaaagaacagaaaaacatggCTTGGTTGCTAAAAGACAAGGATAGTGAGTCAAATTCTATCTAAGTGTATGCTACAGACATCTTCTAACATTAACCTGGTAAACTGATTGACCTGGGCTAGTGAGATAGGAGTGTCTCTGAGTGTGTGTGTTTAATGGGAAGCATGAAATAGTACTGCATATTTCGAGAAgtagtgaggtttttttttttcttttataaaagttTCAGATAATCTTTGGAAAATTGTGTCTGGAAATTCTTTCTTTAAGTTGCTATATATATCCCTTtataaaaacttctttttttttttttattaaatagagGTATAGGGTGAATCAATGAGGTAACAGATATGTAATGGTTTCCTCAAgatcttttcatttattttgagcAGCTGGGGGGTGGGGCAGTTTCTGGGATCGGTATTTCCTTTGATTTGGACTGTTGAAACCCTGCCTTGGGAGGGATGTGCATTTTACAGCTCTTGTCTGCAGGCGATGTGAGATAACTCATGCCTGGGAACAGGCTTGTGCAAGGGGTACTTTGGCCTGACCCACTGCACGTGCCTACGTTGCGCTGAAGGCGGTGGGATTTCAGGAGATACCTATTGTCTTCCTGAACTGGTTTTTCTGGAGGTGGACTGAGCTCCCCACGCTTCGCATGACGTTGAACAGGAGCTTTGGAAGTTTAGCTTTGGCAGTCGGACTATACAGGTGATATCTGTGTTTTCGTCCTTTCCCCATGCACTGGTCTCTGTACCGAGAATGAAGGTGACAGCAAGTCTGTTTTTGTAAGAGTCAGACCCTTTCATGGGATGTGGAAGTGTATGCTAAATGAAATGTTTAGGAATTTATAAGCGCATAAGAAATGTAATTGGGCAGACTAATCTTTACTGCCAAAAGACAGAGATACTAAGAGTCTAATTCTAGGGGCTTTTTCAATACAGAAGCACAATTTGAAATATAAAACCTTGAAATAATATTTCGTTTCCCAAACTGTACAAATGTATGCTGCCTATATTCCAGGGACTCATCTCCATCAGATCAGCTCAGTCTTCAGGtgtaaaatctgaaatgttCTGTGAGTTCTTCTTCCTGCTGTATTATGGCCTTATGGACATTAACTCTTTTTTTGACACTATTATCCCAGAAAATCCTGATTATCACAAATATTCAGTTTTCAAAGTACTTAACATGCTCTAGGTGACCTGTAGATGTGGTATTTTGTAATACAAATATAGTCAGCTTATTCTATACAATAAGAAAGATACTTGTGCGAGCTCTCTAGTTCTCTTCCTGCTTTCTGCAGGAGAACAGAAACTTCAGGATAAGCGCAATGAACAGCAGCTCTTAGAAACTGAAGAAATCCTTGCTCCTGTTGTAGAAGTCCTCCGCAGTGGTCTCTGGATCTGTTTCTTCTCCCATGAGAAGAGCAATACAGTCAAAGAATGCTGAGcatgctgagaagcagaagtCTATTATAACTTTGAAGTGCTGTCTTGAACCTTGCTCTTCTGAAGCACTGGTCTGCCAACTGGTTCATCCAAGTTGCCTGAAAATAACTGATATATTGCAACTACTTGTATAAAATCTGCTTCTAGACTGTCTCTCTCTCGACCCTTTTCTGTCTAGTAGCGAAGAGGCACAGCCATCAAATACTGTGCCATTTTATAGGAAAGGTGCTCAGCACCAAAACTTTCAAGGATCTTCCTTTTGGACATGCTTGCTACAAAGCGCTTTGCGCTCAGCTGGTAGCTGCTAGAGCTCGTTCAAAACCACTGCGTGTCAATGGTAGTGCAAATAACTGAAGCCGTACTGGGTTTTCACCTGGGTAGTAAAGAGTTgtaggcaattttttttttctggggctGTCACTCCCAAGGTGGATGCAATGGTTATGGGGGTTAGGGAGAGGCAGGGGAAGCAGGAGAGGCTGAGCAATAGAGCCAGGGCCATCAGTCTCGCTGGGACAGACGGGGAATCTCCTTTTTGTTAGACTTTAGTCCTTTGCCAGGCTGGGGGGTGAACAAAAAGGTCTGTACTTTTGCAAGTGTTAATATGTAGGTAGTAATACAGAGTGGATTTAACACTGTATGAATACATACCTCAATGACTTCAGAGGCATTTCACTGAGATTCACTTTCGTGTGGCACCAGGCAGGATTATCCCCGCAAGAATATCCAGCACAGTCACAGAGATGTTTAAGTGGCTTAATCTACATGCTCCTTCCAGGTTCAGCTggttgtaattttaaaatactttttaaggTCTGCTTTGCGTCTGCTGCGCCCTGAGACTCTGCCCTGGGTGGTTCAGAGCTGTGCTTCAGGCACGGGTAAGGTGGGACAGGGACTAAATCAGCATCCGTGTGAGGCGGTGGAGCCCAGATATGTTATCaggaggctggggagaggaggaggagacttTGTAATCAGATACAGGGGGAAAGGAACAACATAGCGCTGCTACCTGCAGGGCTGGGCAATGACCTTGATGGTTGCTGTGCTTTTGCATGATAGCCTGGCATAGCTGTTAAGATGATGATCTAGGCGACTTTTAAATAGAGAGACGTGAGATTCAGTGTCACAGAGAGGGAATCTATTCTGTTATAAAGTAGTTGAAACTATGCTGGAAGGTGACACTCCATTTGTAagtgtaaatatttattaataggGCATAATGATAGTTTCTGCACCTCTTCCCCATCTTCTGCTCCAGTATCTCAAGCCAGCTGGCTGTGATGCAAATTGAGACACAGTGATTTCACAGCATACCTCCGAGCAAAGACAGTGCACGTTTCTTTTCATAGTTTGAGAGCACATTTCTCCTATGCGTGCTTCTCTGCTTATTAGAGGTCCTTTGGCATACGCATTCTGTAGCCAGCTGTATCTGAGGTTAAAAGctttttgtggaagaaaatataaaatgtggTGAGTTACTACAATCCACGAAATAGCAAAatctggaaaaatacagaagatagAGCAAATGAAATTAGTCTCACAGTACCTGGGCTTTGCCGGGAAACAAATACAGGCTTAATTAGGGTTTGCAAATTAGGATACGCACATGACTTCGGTATAAATCGCTGATCCTGCTGACTTGCAAAAGCCCTTTCAAAGTATTTGGTTGTAACTGTACATAAACAATAAGCTGGAGCAATATTTATGGAGTATCAAGAAGCCTGTAAATTTGTCAGATAACAAACTAAAGTCCATAGCCTGCCCTAAATACCTAAAAATCTGGTATCTTTGCCACGAAGGTAGAGATTAGATTGCTCAGCTGTGACTCTGTGGAAGTTAatctttttattgctgttccCCATAAAATTTCAGACAACGAAGTAGTGTTTCAGTAACATTACATTATCGTTTTGCAGGGCTGTGTGCTAACCCTTCAACAGTATTTGCAAATCGTTGTTCTTTTTGAGAACCAAAATCAGCAGGGGCTCTGCTGACCGTAATATCTCATTTTTGCCCAAGACATGTGGAAAGTCTGCTGTCGGGCTGTGCTTGGGCCTTGTATCTGTGTTAGCAGAAAATCGACTGAGAGGCAGCTAGTTCTTAGTgggatttaaaattatttaatattcaaCCTTCTGTGAGCACTCCTATGAATTTTTACtggtttattttcataattttggCAAGTGTGTGAAAAATACAGGGCCTACAAGTCTATCTAcctttgcaaaacagaaaatgagaatgatTCATCTCCCCTGGAGAAGGTCTTCAACATTTGTTTGGCAGtaccttgaaaaaaataactttctccTATTTTCAAGTAGTGTGAAGctaggaaatttttttttcttaacctttcATTGAGTATGAAtgatatatttgttttaatacCGGAAGCACAATTTTTTAGCCAGTCATAgaggtttttgtgtttgttaaTGGCTCGATGCATCTGTAAGTGTCTCCTTCTGTTTTAATGGGCAAAGTTTGCTTTGAAGTACTGTGAAAGACTTTGTATATTCTTAGTTAAGACTCCCACATGAAGGGTATATAAACACTGATATGGTTACACAGGGGCTCGACTTCTTTTAAACAACTGATCTGTGTACCTGATCGCTTGTCGTGCTTGAAAACCGTGAGCAGAGGCTACAACGCACGCAccccacttcccccccaccaTTTGTTATTGCGTAATGTCACGTACCACATGGAAGCCTGTAGTCAGAAGGGCCCGTATTTGCTTCTGTCGTCTTACCGAGTGGTCGCAGGCTTGCTGCGTTTCAAGCTCCGAGTTTCCCATCCCGCTGCGGCGGGGCTGTGAGATGCTGCTGTGTGCGGGAATGGCGATCCCTGCGGGAGctgtggggtgggaaggggctgagggggggTCTCTGCGTGGGGACGTCCCCGTTTgggagctgcttctgcttctgggGTGCTGGAGGGTGATGGCCGTACTCCTCTGGGATAGTGGGAGCGGAGTGAGTAGATGCAGTCTTCCGTCTTATGGAGAACATCAGCCTTCTCACTGACTCTAGgcttgctttgatttttccaaACCTTAGTGAAAAGCTTGTTAATAGCCTTTTCTAGAGTGATGGTGGACTTTGCGTTAACCAGGGGTGGATGCCAAGATTGAGTCAAATTCAGTTTGTGCTCAACCTGAACgtaaatatgtctttttttctccttccacccTTTGTATCCCTTGCTCAAGACACAAGAGATCGTGATGTACGTTAGTCCTCCATCATCttgttcctccctcccctctgaAAAGAAACCAGGGTTGGAGGGGCTCAGAGCAGGACTCTTCACAGGGGGACGTGGCAGAAGGGGGTTTGCTGACCGAAATGCTGCAGGGCTGAGCGCGACGTAAGCTCAGCGGCAGCGGTGCTCGGCAGCATCAGCGCGTTCAGCTGATAACACCTGACCGAACCTGATGTAGTCTCCTTTTCAGGAGCCAGCATCGGTTTTATTCCTGCACCTCAGTTGACCTGATTTTGATTCTCTCGGTGATAAATGCTGGGCTCTGGGTAAccatctcctcctcttttctgttaCAGAGCTCCAACATGGGAGGCAAACTGAGCAAGAAGAAGAAGGGGTACAGTGTCAATGATGAAAAAGCTAAAGACAAAGACAAGAAGGCTGAAGGAGCAGCaactgaggaagaggagactCCAAAGGAGGCTGAGGATGCTCAGCAAACCACAGAGACCACAGAAGTGAAGGAGAACAACAAAGAGGAGAAGGGCGAAAAGGATACTCAGGTCGCTGCCAATAAGAcggaagaaaaagaaggggagaaggagaaaacagtgACCCAGGAAGAAACCCAGAAACCAGAACCAGAGAAGTCGGAGGCTGTTGTCGATGGGAAAGTAGAGCCACAGAAGACCAACGAACAGGCACCCAAGCAAGAGGAGCCGactgcagcctctgctcccGCTGCCAGTAGCGAAGCACCCAAAACTTCTGAGCCTAGCAACGATGCAAAAGCTTCCCAGCCTTCAGAAGCCACAGCTCCCAGTAAAGCAGATGACAAGAGCAAAGAGGAAGGGGACGCCAAAAAGACTGAGGCTCCCGCAACGCCCGCAGCCCAAGAAACTAAAAGTGAAGTGGCCCCAGCTTCAGACTCAAAACCTAGCAGCAGCGAGGCTGCGCCTTCTTCCAAGGAGACCGCGGCAACAGCAGCACCTAGTTCCACTGCTAAGGCCTCGGACCCTGCAGCCCCACCAGAGGAAGCGAAACCTTCTGAAGTTCCAGCGACTAATTCGGATCAAACCATAGCAGTGCAAGATTAAATTGGACAGCCTGTTGAAACAACCACTTAAAACaacctgtgtcttttttttattttttcagctataCTAACTCGTTTCAGATCTGAAATAACAAATGTGTATTGcccagaaagaaaaggagaaaaaaaaaaaaaggaaaaaatgaaaaggatgtCCCAtcaagttgggagggagggaggggggagaatcCAAATAGTATTTTTGTGGGGAAATATCTAATATACTTTCTGCCAACTTGACACAAGtcctggattaaaaaaaaaaaagtaaaataaatggatGTCTGAAAGTACAGCACATCTTTTGTATCTGAACTGCTGTAAATGCACTCCACCAATGTATCAAAATCttctttttgttctgtaatGGGGTTTGGGAGTGATGCGTTTGATTCTGCCCACTAGGTTTGTGCCAAGGCAATCAGATCTTtatgaaagcagtattttctgtggtttttttatttacagcctttcttattttgatattttttttatgcagtGGATGAATGCCAACTTTCAGACAAAACCCACTTAGCTGTCCACATATTTCTCAATGCCAATCCTCCAATTCTTcctctccaaatattttttggGAGTAAAAAGCATTCTCATCCTACTTAGCCTACCTAGATTTCTCATGACGAGTTAATGCATGTCCGTGGTTGGGTGCACCTGTAGTTCTGTTTATTGGtcagtggaaatgaaaaagtCTGCGTTCATTGCAGTTCCAGTTTCTCTTCCATTCTGTGTCACAGACACCAACACACACTCattggaaaacaaatgaaaaaacaaaatgtacaATGGATGCATTGAAATTATATGTAATTGTATAAATGGTGCAACAGtaataaaagttaaataatttaaaaaatacaaaagtgtAAAGACTGATTAAATCTTCACTTTTTACCCCTTGGCAAATAGGCAAAGGAGAAGAAGTGTTACATCTGGGGCTGTTAACTCTCCTATTTATAGTGAAGTAGAGGCAAAGAAAGAACCGTCAACCTCATGATCCTAGAAACAGGTTGCCGTAAACTCCTACTTCAGCAGCCACAAGCATTCACAGGTGAGGTTGGAAGAAGTGGCAAATGAACAGCATATCTCATACATGTTTTATCCCAGGCAAAGTAGAAATGGCTTTTGCCTGCCTTaacatgtgaaaaaaatgctCTCTTGCTGTTTTAAAGAGCCAGAGGCATGCTGACTGGGTTTTAACTGGGAGTAAGACCGTGGATTCGATAAACTGATCTTTTAAAATGAGGCAATTCAATTTAATCCTAGTCCTCTTAAAATATTCCCAGTGCTGATCCGCTTTGTCCTTTTCCCCAGTGCCATTGTGCAGGAGATGAACTGCAACTGCCACAAAGGGCcacttctgtgtattttttcaaatatgggTACCCTTGTGTAGCTGAGCAGAGTTTAGACTAGCATAAACAAcatttttcagtagttttgCCTGTTTGCCCCATTTTTAttcagcagaactgctgaaTAATTGCAGTTTCTGCTGAGTGGTGTCCTTGCTGGATACAGACAACTATTTCAGTGCAGAGCCCAGGATTCACAAAACTGGTTAAAGAAGCATATTTGGTCTGCCCATTAATAAGCTCTTAGGCTGAGCAGAAATTCTGAGAGAAGTGGGCAATGGTAAATAGAAACACTGCTTGTACACATACCAAAGGGATGAGTGGACTTGTATTCAGTAAATAAGGGAAAtggtgttttaaaattatataaattatttcaCATACTCTCTCTTCATGCAGTGAGGATGATTCACTCTACAGACTTCCATAATtcttatcttttattttattcagaagtACAAGGTTCCTATACTGTGCTGGGGATACTGATGTGCAGTTGTGCACCCGTGGAAAGCTTACTGGAACAGGCAGGAGTAGTTCTGTCGGGTTTAGATCAGGTCGTTCACTTACATGAATCTTGCACCACCATCAAGCTTTTGCATCCTTAATGCGAAGGAGCCAATTTCAGGCATAACATGTCAAAATAAAGTGGATTCTTTTGCACAGAGAAAGGTCAGCTAAGTACTCTGGCTTAAAAAGAAGGCAGGCTTTTTTAGATTAAATAGCTGAAGCACTGCAAGGGCCCAGGCAGATAACACATTTGCAGTAGTTTACCAAGCTTTGTGCACATATAGCTGTCACAATCTACAGCATCTTTGTGTGGCCGAGTTTGCAGCTCTCCTGCAAATCTGCAAGAGCCTTCTGCCATCGTTTCGCAGTGTAGATGTGTCCTGGAAAGGGAGAAATTCTGTCCACAACTCCCCCGTGGGGACGAGTCCAGGACtgagaggaggagagcagggatCCTGCAGTAATTTGTGGTGCCGTAGTACTGGACCGACCCGAAGCTGATGGGACTAAATCTGTGCTCTGCCTTTGGGCTGGAAGTGGCTGCCAATGGACAACAGGTATGTAACTTGTTTACTGGGAGGGTATGCGAATGTGCCTACTAACAATATCACACCTTGGCTGGTATCACACCCATTCACTTTCAATATAATGTTCAAAATAGCCCTTAATCTCTTTTACTAAAATAGTTTGACAACCAACACATGCCTTGTCTTCCCCTGAGCTTTCCTCAGTTGGCATACTTAAAGCTGGTGAGAAGATCTCGAATGCAGTCTTACTTTAATTCTTTGAGGCAATTAAAAATACCACAGCTGTATCATTTCAGCTCCACAGCTCCACAGCTGTATCCAAACccagcagcttctgctgcagTTGACTGCAAACTCTTACACACATGCTGCAGTTCTCACAACCTGCTTGCTGATGGTAGTTTCTTCCTGATAGTGTCAATGGTGCAAGGGGATGTTGTGCCCCACGTGGCTGGATATCACTAGATATGGGCAAAGAAATAGGCAGTTATGTTTGGGAAGCTGAGAGGCAGTGCAGCCAAAGATGGATGCACTTGAATAAGTTCTCAATattctcaaaaaataaaaaggaaagttgccatataatgtttttaattcttttattaataGGGGGGGCAGCAAAATTAGCCGTGTCATAGTAGTTAAAATGCTTAGTTTGTAACCGGTAGTGCCAAGGCATTCTGGCTTAGGCCATTGCTGGACAGTACTGCTATTCTATACCTACATATGCAAGGAAAGGAATCATCTCTGTTCAGAGAGCTTATGAACTAAGTGTATATGGTTAAGAGAAATGTGAAGCATGTTGCTTGCCTGAAGTGGCATGAGAAGAGGTTAGAGCCTACAGCCCTGCTTTTCTTCACCTCAGTCCAGTACCTCATCTCCAAGATCCTCTTTTTCTGAGTTATAATCACTCTTTAATAACAGTAAAAGTATGCTAAGGGTACAGAGCTAACGGGCATGTTAATGCTTTGAGCGTAAGCACATTGCAGATAACCTCAAAGGACCCAGCCCTTTTGTGAAAGCGTGCCAAAGGAATAGAGAAATTCAACCCTGGGAAAGAACCTTCGCTATTGTTTAGAGCCCCTACAGAGAGATGTTTGCAAGGTCTCCCTTGTTTTGCCTTGGAGATTGTCAAGAATCTGCTGCTCTCCCTTCGACAACAGGAAGGTCAGTGCCATTGGCTTTGCTCACACTTTGCTCGCACTTTCACAGCAAGGAGAAATGCAGCTGCTGTCAAAAGTAATGCAGCTGCTGTTAAAAGTATGGCAACTtaacctgtcttttttttcttttcttttttttaaccatacTTGAAATGTGCCTCGTGGTATTTTTCTAATGACATTTTGAGATGGAAAACCAActaatgttaaaatattcataatGAAATAGCTTCCTAGGAGCAATGCCAACCACTTGCCCTGTAGCTGGTTTCTGTACACTTATGTGTCTGTACAGGATAGACACTTCCATGaagaaacagtaaaacaaaacgTTATAGGATGTGTTGGTGTCTTATGTGACAGCACTTCTAGGCATGTGACTGTGTGACTGCCAGTACCTAAACAGTCAATGACTCCCAAATTTCTGCTGGCACTTCCTTTGTCCCAGCACTTAATTAGAAGGTCTATCCCTTCTCTGTCTCACCTAACAATTGCCTTCCCTGGATCAACTTGAACCCCAGCTTGGTTCTACTGTACTGAACTGAGCCTGAAGCAGTGGGTGAATCAAGCCCTCGGTCTTGCTTGAGGAGCTTCTTCTCACTAGATTGTATTTCTGTGACTTTATCCTTATTTAGCCAAACTGGGGAGTGTGGCAAGAAATATCTCAGATTTGTTGCCAGAGCTGCAGAAGGCATTTTCTCACAGTACATTTCCTCAGCACATCTACTGCTGTACTTTCATTGTTGTCTCCTTGCACTAAATTCATAGTCTTTAAGGCcccttttaaaagattttttaagGTGCAAATcacttggtttgcttttttttttggtgtgtgggggtgtaaaatatttttttctgcaccaAAATCTCCATATTTATCCTGATTCTGATTTGGTTGACTTTCTgcctttaatttactttttttttttttttacatcctgTTTTATATTTAACCTTCCTACCATATTTCATGCAATATGAATACATATCAGCTGTTAAGAAGTCAGATTTGGAAACCGCGGCCCTCCAGTCATGGGAAAAACACGGCACAAGGAAGAGCAGCATACATGTGTTTTCCTTCACTGCTGTGAAACAGTCTTCTCTGGGACTGGCAGAGCTTGCTGCATTTATCATGGTGGGGTCAGGATCTGGCCACAGGGTCAGGTAAGCAGCAGGAggtatttttagttttgttttgggttgttttttttttgttacggggagagaaggaaggagtggGTATTTCAAAATATGGCCACAAGAGTTGGGACACAGGGCATATGACACAATCTTTTTGTTTCCTGGAGACAACACTGTTGTATGTTAAGGCTGCCATGGGGTTACCAAGTCTCTCCAACTTGTCAGGATACTTGTCTCTCTTTTAGCATATTTGCTTGTGTAGGCAATAAATATTAATTCCAGCTCTTACTCTCATGGCTGTTTAAATGCATTGCTTCTATCTTTAGCTTGTCTTCCCTCCACAACGTAAGTCTTGCATCTCTGAGAGTCTCCCATAGCGTCAGGAGGCTGACTGAGCTTCTTGATGGCTTGGCTTGATCAAGATGACTTTTTTTGAGATTGTTCAGTCAAGTGAGGTGCAGATTTGATTGAGTTACAACTTTGTTTCACTTACTAagcaaaagttcaaaggttttACATGATGTTCCTGATGACAGTAAGGTGAAATCTTCCTACAAGCCCTACCAGTCTGTTATTTGGAACGTCATCACGTTGCTGCAAAATGAGTAACTTGCTAAACATCACTGCTGGTTCAGCTGGCCACTACTTTTAGA
The Haliaeetus albicilla chromosome 21, bHalAlb1.1, whole genome shotgun sequence genome window above contains:
- the BASP1 gene encoding brain acid soluble protein 1 codes for the protein MGGKLSKKKKGYSVNDEKAKDKDKKAEGAATEEEETPKEAEDAQQTTETTEVKENNKEEKGEKDTQVAANKTEEKEGEKEKTVTQEETQKPEPEKSEAVVDGKVEPQKTNEQAPKQEEPTAASAPAASSEAPKTSEPSNDAKASQPSEATAPSKADDKSKEEGDAKKTEAPATPAAQETKSEVAPASDSKPSSSEAAPSSKETAATAAPSSTAKASDPAAPPEEAKPSEVPATNSDQTIAVQD